AATGCTGCAAAACCCTGGAGTCTGGGAAATGTATGTCTGGAGCTTGAATATTCATTAGACCCCAGCTCCAAACCCTTGTTTAAGTAGGGTGGTTACTGAATAGCTCTTCATTGCCTGAAAGTCAATATTCAAGTATTAGTGGGAGGAAAAATGGGTTTATTTCAGTGCTAGCAACCTGAGAAGATGGCAGAATCAAGTCTCTAAAAACCCTCTTACTCTCAGGGTAGAACTTAAAGGTTCTATAAGGAGGAGAGGGTGGGGAGCTAGGAAAGAGGTAGTGTGCTGGTAAAGGTGATAGGGTTGTCTCTCTGGCACCTGTGGTCACTGGGTTCAACTTGCTAATTATGTCACAAGTCTTGCGTCAGGAGGTCTTTGTGTTGGGCCTAAGAGACCTCTGTCAAGGACATTTCTGGTCTGTCCTGTGTTTTCCATCTGCAGCTGGCCCCAGGTttatcagacacacacacagtgaaaagATTTATTTCCTAAGTGACTATAGCTAAATAGAAATAATAtggagggagtccggtggtaacgcagcaggttaagcccaggtgacagcaaagcacaaggacctgcgtaaggatccctgttcaagcctcaggttccctgcctgtaggggagtcgcttcagaggcggtgaagcaggtctgcaggtgtctatctttctctccccctctctgtcttcctctctctctatttctccatttctctgtgtcttctctccaacaataacaacaacaatagtaactacaacaataagacaataaaggtaacaaaagggaataaatacataagtaaattttttttaaaaaaaaagaaataacatgggAAAAGCTCAGCATGAAGGTCATAGAGAGGCttgttaaattaaaaatgaaaatggattCCCTCCTGCTCAATTACAGATTAGGAATCATCCAACCTTTATCACAAGCATTCTCATTGTGAGCCAGCAAAGCACACACTCTGGGCCCAGAGACCATAATACCAGATCCTTGAGTCCAGTGTGAGTCACAGCCCCTTAGAAACACCCAGGGAGGTCTCTCCCACAAAGtcccctctcctgtctctctgtctggtcATTTTCCTCAGCAGAAAACCTTCCTTCTCAGATCTCCTTTCTCTTGTCTAAAGTCAGTCCCAGGACTTGAACAGTCTCCTTTTCCGAGTGCTGACATCATTCCAGAACTGTGTCCTTTTCTGTCTACCTCCTTCTTGGATGGAACCCAAAGTCTGGCATCTTGAGGCACAAAGACAGGGATGGGGGAGAGGCCTTCCCAACTGTCTGTCGGGCCTTCCACACCACAGTAACGAAGTTGTGCTTCTTGCAGTACTGCCACACTGGGTAGGAATGGGGATGGAGGCATCGGCGCTCAGCCTGCTGCGTGCACCCCGCCACcacggtagtgaagcaggtcgagAGCAAGTCTGCTTTTCAGGAAGCCCTGTATTCTGCAGGAGGTAAACTAGTAGGAGTAGACTTCTCAGTCACATGCTATGGGCCTTGCAAAATGATCAAGCCTTTCTTTCATTCCCTTGGTGAAAAGTATTCGGATGTGGTGTTCCTTGAAGTAGCTGTGGATCACTGTCAGGATGTTGCCTCAGAGTATGATGTCAGATGTATGCCAACCTTCCAGTTCTTTCAAAAGGGACAAAAGCTGGGTGAATTTTCTGGCACTAATAAGGAAAAACTTGAAGCTACCATTAATGAATTCATCTAGTCATGATCTCATAACAATCTCATCGGCTGTAATTTTtttatctacaaaaaataaacacCAGATATGAAGATTATATGCTCAACTCCCATTAAGTCTaaggaacaataaaataattaatttaccctttaaaaaaaaatggaatggggATGGAGTGAGTCAGCTGGCCAACACCACGGGTCTAGGCACCACACAGCTCAGTCTTATAGCCCCATTGAGACCTGGGAGTGAATTCGGATTTCTCAGCCTTTTTCCCTGTGACTTTCCCAGCCTTATCACTGTCTCCTGGAGCCCATGCAGTCAGTTGCTGAATCTGCTCTTTCCCATGTCAAATATAAATTAGGTCTGAGAAACCTGCCCCCAAGGTGGGATTAATGGTTCCTCACAGTTAATCCTAGGAAGTGATTCTCTTCCCAGACTGCATGTTCAAGTCACCTGAagggtttcctttcctttcctttcctttcctttcctttcctttcctttcctttcctttcctttcctttcctttcctttcctttcctttcctctcctctcctctcctctcctctcctctcctctcctctcctctcctctcctctcctctcctctcccctcccctcccctcccctcccctcccctctcccctcccctctcttctcctttcctctcctctccttcctacccctctcctctcctcctttctcctcctttccttcccctcctccctcccctccccctcctctcctttgccctctcctcttctctctttcactgtctctctccccctacccttgtctttctttttttgccaccagaattatgctgggacttggtacctaaaCAACTCCACTGCTGTCAgtgtccccccaaaaaaagtttccctttttcttttatagagatagcgagaggagaaggaggagagagggagagagatgggggggggggaagagagtgaaagtgtgtgtatgggaggagggaaggaaagacgcttgtagcactgccccaccactcatgaagttctcccCTTGTCAGTAGggctcaggggattgaacccaggtccttgcacatggtaacgtgtgtgctctgccaggtgcaccacagccaggCCCCTCACCTAAAGAACTTCCCAAAAATGCAGTTGACTCAGCTTATTCCACACTAATTAAAGTGGAATCTCAGGGGCATGGGGACTGGACACCGGCATCCTCTGCAACCACCGTATGTcctgtgtgatgctggggcttgaatctgggtcacatgcaggcaggcaccctacctgctgagctgtctctcagATGAATTCTAATGAGGCTAGAATCCCTGATATGGGAACACGCCACAGCTCAGCAAACCCCGGTACCCTATGTGCCAGTACAATGCGGCAGGCACAAAGCACCGCTTTCCTCGGGAAGGATCAGATAAAAAAGTGTGGAGATTATGAAAGGACACACAGCACACCCAAAGGGGGTTGGGGGCATAGGCTTctatgatagagaagaagaggaagggaggagggcatTTGATGTTGTGGCAGTGGAAGGCCACTCAAGGAGCTGAATGCTAAAGGTAACCAGGAGCTGAAGACCCTCAGAGATCTCCCCAGAAGAGAAGAAGGATTCTTGAGGACtccaaggaaagaggaaggagggggcCAAGTAAAACTCAGAGTGGCTGATGCCCATGCATGCTGGTCCTCCCATAAATCTTTTAGAATGTATTCAAATTGAGatgaaaagctttttaaaaaggctctttttaaaaagatgcctgGTAGCGGGTTTTTGTCCTAAGAAATACCTGGTGAAAAACTGGGGAGTTGcactgaagacagagagagatgaatggATTCCAATGTCATTTTGAAAGTAGATCCAAAATATTCTACAGGAGGTCTAGGCCATTAGTAGACGGTGGTGGCATTAACCAAGATGAATTAAGACACTAGAAAGAATAGGCTTAGAGTTTAGGGGGaaagtggtggtgggggcaggggtgggaggtAGGGTGGGGAGAGGATCTTGGCACTGGAAACCAAGTGTTCTATTTGGGGCACGTCAAGTTTGAAAGCCTCTGGGATGTCCAAGTGGAGACGTCAAGCAGACAGCTGGATATATGAGTCTGGAGAAGTGCAGAGAAGAGGCCTAGATGAAAGACATAAATTTAGGAGTTCATTAAAGCAATGAAAATGGATGAGATCATCCAGAGAAAGAATACAGATGGAGAAAAAAATCTGGCCTAAGACCAGTCCCTGAAGAACACCATCAGTGAATGTGGGGGTTGAGGAGGAGGCAGAGCTGCAAAGGACACTGTGTAGGTGTGtctagagaggaggaaggaaaaccaGGAGGCCAGAGGGTCCTGGATGGAGACCTCCATAATGGGGTGACTCAAGAGCATGGCTCCATAGTGGACGTTATGAGAAGGAGGCCACCTGCCAGAATGAACCGAGGGAGAGGTGGAATGAGAAAAACAGTGTAAAGCACATTCCCCTGAAGCTTGATTTAGTAGGACAGGGATAAACTCAAGTGAAGCAAGGAAAGAGCCAAAAAAGAGAGGACTGAGTAGAGACCCCCACGGGAGTCACTTTAGAACGTATGTGtgtgtgggaccaggtggtaagtgcagcgggttaagcacacatggtgcaaagcacaaggaccagcgtaaggatcccagtttgaacgccccccaggctcaccacctgcagggggtatcgctttacaagaggtgaagcaggtctgcaggtgtctatctttctctccccctctctgtcttccctcctttctcgatttctctctgtcctacccaacaacaataacaataataacaacaacaattataaacaacaagggaaaaaatagcctccagtagcagtggattcatccactgcaggcaccaagcctcatcaataaccctggaggcaaattaaaaaaaataaataaaagaatgtgtgtgtgtgtgtgtaatatgcctttttaaaatttatctttttaaagattttatttatttatgagagaggaggagagagaaagaaccagacatcactctggcacatgtgctgctggggatcaaactcgggacctcatgcttgagagtccaaagccttatcactgtgccacctcccagaccactgtaatatatattttatatatataattctagAAGTTTCTCAGGTGGCAGTAGAGTCTTGCCCTGGTTGGCATAAAGAGGAGGGCAGTTAAATGAGTTGCTTGCCATCAGTGGATGGCAGAACATCCTAGTTCTGTGACCACTCTACTCTCTGAGAATGCTATGCCATGTTATTTCCTTAGATGTTTTTGGTGGTGATGAAAACCACCCAAATGTGGACTTCTTGCAGACTGCATTTATTATGTGTTGTTTTGTATATGCCATCATGTTCAAGTTGGGCCAAATAAGGCAATCAAGTGACTGACTTTCTTTAATGGGAGATGCTCTTAATATGGGTCTAGTTAGTTATGCTAATTCCCATCATGGTGTGGAGCATAAATAAGCACAGTCATACGTGAATCACaaagacaagaaaataaatatcagTACAAAAAACCTGAAGATTGCTCCTCTTATACACAGCTTCCTGATTGCTGATACTCTGGCCTCTGGAGTACATCTAGAGCATTTATCCAGCAACTGGTGGTGAAAAAGCAACCTGCATCCCGTTCATACTTTGATCCTTATGGAGGAGCTGTTGTTAGGAGTCTGAGGGATACAGGGATGCCCAGGTTCAAACTGACCAAGGCAAGAGATGTCAACAGAGGGGTGGTAGGAAAAGTcagcaaaaatgaaaacaagtctACCAGTTTCTCGGCACAGGCTTCAGAAAGGAAGTCACAGAAGGAAAAGAATATTAGTCCGTCTGTGATGGCAAGGATAAAGATTTTTGTCGGGGAAGTAGGTTGAGGAGGCGGGGAAGGGATAGGAGATGGCTcaagagtgatacagagagagggtTGTGCTCCAGGTCACACAAGTGGCTAATTTTGTCCACCCGTGACTTTGTGCAAAGACACACTTGATCTGGTTCAATCGCAGTTCCCAAGAGACTCCAGTCTTGTTCAGAGCTGTACAtgtgtcttcccttctgtctcaTCCAGAGTCGAAACCCAAGAGCTTGCAGTACACTCCAAGCCCCACTTGATATGTCTaccccagaaacacacacactcactcacacacacacatgcatgtgcaCATCTGTCCTTGCATGCACACAAACCCAAATGTGCATTCACATAGATGCATGCACTCGTGGGTACACACATATGTtcacatacatgtacacatgctTACATGTGCATGATCACACACACAGGGCTCACCTTCTGCTCATTTCTGCCTTGGTCTTTTCCTTGCTCCACACAAACCCTTGTCTCAGCCTTGTGAACAACTCCTCCACAATAACCCCCTTCTCCCTGACGTCCTTCAAGAGACACTGACATGTCCACTCTGGGGCTCTCCTTGACTGTCATCTCCCCTCCTTGTCTCTCCTTCGCATGTTCCAATGCACCGTACTGCCTCCTCCTTAgctcctgtgtccccattcccccaCCCCAGCAAGGACCCTTCTCCACTCTGCTCCACACAGTACTCTCCTGCCCCAACCATGCAGTCAGTGCCCGGGGAAAATCTGCCAAATGAAACAAGCAGCTCTATCTGCCCCGGTAACAAATGACTTTCTCCTTTTCTGAAATCAGATCAAAttagaaataaagggggggggggaaagtgtGTGTCTAGACTTAGTTTTCGGCTGAAGACATCCTTCTCAAAACTGCAGCTGGGCAGTCGGTCTTCAACTCTCTACCACAGAAGATGCAGAGAAAAGGCTGGATCTAGCCAGTAGGTAGTGTTCCTTCACTCACCCCCTTTTAGAACCACCTGGTAGCACTCTGCCCTCTGTCACCGCTACACCATCTACCTGAGGTCTTATTTGCCTTGCTGCCCCATGTTCTAGGTCGTCTTTGGTTGGTGAGCTGTGTGGAGGCAGAAAACATCTCTGTCGGCAACCTCACCCTTAATACCTGACTTTTAGTGCAACTGCATAATTTGACAGAAAATTAGCACCCGCACCTGCAAtgtcactgcttccccactctcaTTTATCACCTCTCAGGACTCCTTAAGGAAGGAAATGATCAATCTGTCATTCTGCAGAGGAAATGGAAAGTCTCTAATATTTGTCATCTCAAAGGGAGTGTAAAAGATGACATGTCAGCTCTCTGGAAATGTTGGTCATTCCCTTCAATATAATTGGAATTCTCACCGATTAGTTGCCCAAATAAAATCTTAGTGATGGGAGAAGAAGGtttcagatttatttttctccctttgagGACACATTTCTAGAGAAATCACGGTACCCTGGACCCCAGCAGATCCTGGCAGGAAGTTCTCATCCACAGAACCTGCAGGagtcagatgggggggggggggcggcaagaGGCTGTGACTTTAATCCCACTACCACATATTGTCAGGGCTGGAgacactcccacccccatcccggCTGCTGCCAGAGGAGTCGGGAGCTTGCTGTGTCACACCCATTATAAACGTTTCATAATTGACTGATAATTCATGGTGTGACAACCCTGTAACTCAGCTCTGCTATTCAGTCAGAAATTAACTCAGTGATCAAAGTcactgaaataaaaaatttaaaaaaaaaacactttaccaGCTAGATGTGGGGGAAAGCGAAGTCTTGATGTCATGAGAGGATCATGGCTGTAGGTCTTTGAGGAAGAGAGACTATGGTGGCAGACCCCAGGGCCTGTGGCTGGTTACATCCGAGGCTTTGCAACAGGATCCGGAAGTCCTGCAGCACTCAGCCTGTTCTGTGTGGAAGTAGTGGAGCTAAGCAgagggacagacagggggagGGGCTCTCCCAAGGGTCCCCCAGAATTCCAGCTCTTGATGTCTGTAGAAAACCCAGAAAGGGCGGGTTCCTGAAGGCTAATCCCAACATTTGTGAGACCACAGGCAAGAGTCTGAAGGTCCGCATAGCACCTGTCTAAACACTGAAAAAATATAATGGAGGGGGTACTCATTCTAGGAAGCAGACTTTAGCAAATATTATTCACTCTTCTCCATTCTTGTCTGTCAGAGGAAAAATAAGAGCTataccctccctccccca
Above is a genomic segment from Erinaceus europaeus chromosome 9, mEriEur2.1, whole genome shotgun sequence containing:
- the LOC103123303 gene encoding thioredoxin-like, with the translated sequence MNAFIPLKFTHNAAKPWSLGNEWGWRHRRSACCVHPATTVVKQVESKSAFQEALYSAGGKLVGVDFSVTCYGPCKMIKPFFHSLGEKYSDVVFLEVAVDHCQDVASEYDVRCMPTFQFFQKGQKLGEFSGTNKEKLEATINEFI